GCATTTCCTAGTGGTGAAGTCGATTTTGCTGTGCTACTTTCTGATATCCAGATTTTAAACTCAGATGAGTTTAAAATCACCTATACGGCCGAAGAAATTGAGCAAGTAAACTGGAATGAGGAGTGGGAGAAAAACTTTGAACCAATTGAGGTAGATGGAAAATGTGCCGTACGCGCACCCTTCCATGAGAAAACTAATGTTGAGTTTGATATTGTTATTGAGCCAAAGATGTCATTTGGAACTGGTCATCACGAGACTACGCACATGATGATCAAGCACTTACTCAAACTAGATGTCGCTAGCAAAAAGACGCTTGACATGGGATGTGGTACTGGCGTTCTCGCTATTCTTGCCGAAATGAGAGGTGCACAACCTATAGATGCGATAGACATTGATAACTGGTGTTACCTTAATACTATTGAAAATGTAGAACGCAACAACTGTAAGCACATTACGACCTATGAAGGTGAAGCTTCTTTGTTATCAGATAAAAATTACGAATTCATTATCGCAAACATAAACCGTAACATTCTTTTACAAGATATCAGCGTGTATGCGAGTTGTCTTTCTGAGGATGGAATACTGCTTTTAAGTGGCTTCTATACAGAAGACATTCCGTTAATTTCAGAAAAGTGTAATGAGCACGGACTCTACTTTGTAAGTAATTATGAGCGTAATAACTGGGTGGCTTGTAAGTTTGAAAAAAGAGGATAATTTCAAACTGTTGATGATAAATAATTGTTAGAATCACGCTTTCGCGAAAGCGTAATCTCTAAAATTTGTAAATTTGCATCATAAATCTCAATGCTATGAGTAATCAAGAAAAATATCAAGAAGACGTAGACGTACTAACAGAAGAAACTCCATCACACGAGATTATTCTGTATAATGATGAAGTAAATACTTTTGACCACGTGATAAATACGCTTATTTATGCATGTGATCACGAGGAGAATCAAGCACATCAATGTGCGCTACTAGTACATTACAAAGGAAAATGCTCTGTAAAGTCTGGTGAGTATAAAGATCTAGAGCCTCGATGCTCAAAACTTTTACAAGCAGGACTAAGTGCAGAAATTGTATAAAATCAATACTTATAATTAATCACAATAATGATTGCGCTCTCGTGGCGCATTTGTTATTTTTGCGAGGCAAATTAAGCATCTTAAACGAAGATTATGAATCTACACGAATATCAAGGAAAAGAGATATTAAATAGTTTTGGCGTACGTATCCAGCGCGGTTATGTAGCACAGACTCCGGATGAGGCTGTTGCAGCTGCCGAAAGACTTACTGAGGAAACTGGTACTGGATGGCACGTTATTAAAGCGCAAGTTCACGCAGGTGGTCGTGGTAAAGGTGGTGGTGTAAAACTAGCAAAGAGCCTAGATGAAGTAAGATCTATTGCAGATCAGATCATCGGGATGGATCTTGTTACTCCACAAACAAGTGCAGAAGGTAAAAGAGTTCACCAAGTACTAGTTGCAGAAGATGTATACTACCCAGGTGACAGCGAGCCAGAAGAATATTATATGTCGGTACTACTTAACCGTGGTACTGGTCGCAATATGATTATGTATTCTACAGAAGGTGGAATGGATATTGAAACAGTAGCAGAGGAAACTCCGCACTTAATTTTTCATGAGGAAATTGATCCTGCAACAGGATTACTTCCTTTCCAAGCACGTAAAATTGCTTTTAACTTAGGATTAAGTGGTGCTGCTTTTAAAGACATGACAAAATTTGTTGCTGCTCTTTATAAAGCATACACAGATTCTGATAGTTCACTTTTTGAGATCAACCCTGTTCTTAAAACAAGTGACGATAAAATTATGGCAGTAGATGCAAAGGTA
The genomic region above belongs to Dokdonia sp. Dokd-P16 and contains:
- the prmA gene encoding 50S ribosomal protein L11 methyltransferase; translation: MTPIYLGYTFTIEPRDPATEIIIAELGYAGFESFTETTSGVIAYIQKEEAFPSGEVDFAVLLSDIQILNSDEFKITYTAEEIEQVNWNEEWEKNFEPIEVDGKCAVRAPFHEKTNVEFDIVIEPKMSFGTGHHETTHMMIKHLLKLDVASKKTLDMGCGTGVLAILAEMRGAQPIDAIDIDNWCYLNTIENVERNNCKHITTYEGEASLLSDKNYEFIIANINRNILLQDISVYASCLSEDGILLLSGFYTEDIPLISEKCNEHGLYFVSNYERNNWVACKFEKRG
- a CDS encoding ATP-dependent Clp protease adaptor ClpS produces the protein MSNQEKYQEDVDVLTEETPSHEIILYNDEVNTFDHVINTLIYACDHEENQAHQCALLVHYKGKCSVKSGEYKDLEPRCSKLLQAGLSAEIV
- the sucC gene encoding ADP-forming succinate--CoA ligase subunit beta, which gives rise to MNLHEYQGKEILNSFGVRIQRGYVAQTPDEAVAAAERLTEETGTGWHVIKAQVHAGGRGKGGGVKLAKSLDEVRSIADQIIGMDLVTPQTSAEGKRVHQVLVAEDVYYPGDSEPEEYYMSVLLNRGTGRNMIMYSTEGGMDIETVAEETPHLIFHEEIDPATGLLPFQARKIAFNLGLSGAAFKDMTKFVAALYKAYTDSDSSLFEINPVLKTSDDKIMAVDAKVSLDDNALYRRKDYAAMRDKREENQVEVEAGEKGLNYVDLDGNVGCMVNGAGLAMATMDLIKQSGGEPANFLDVGGTADAERVEAAFQLILKDPAVKAILVNIFGGIVRCDRVAQGIIDAYKNMGTINVPIIVRLQGTNADIAKKLIDDSGLDVQSAIEFQEAADKVQAVLA